A genomic region of Amblyraja radiata isolate CabotCenter1 chromosome 16, sAmbRad1.1.pri, whole genome shotgun sequence contains the following coding sequences:
- the LOC116982177 gene encoding tubulin alpha chain-like, with amino-acid sequence MRECISIHIGQAGVQVGNACWELYCLEHGIQPDGQMPSDKTIGGGDDSFNTFFSETGAGKHVPRAVFIDLEPTVIDEVRTGTYRQLFHPEQLITGKEDAANNYARGHCSIGKEIVDLVLDRIRKLADQCTGLQGFLIFHSFGGGTGSGFTSLLMERLSVDYGKKSKLEFSVYPAPQISTAVVEPYNAVLVTHCTLEHSDCSFMLDNEAIYDICRRNLDIERPTYTNLNRLLAQVVSSITASLRFDGALNVDLLELQTNLVPYPRIHFPLVTYAPLISAEKAYHEQLSVSEITNACFEPANQMLKCDPRQGKYMACCMMYRGDVVPKDVNASIATIKTKRSIQFVDWCPTGFKVGINYQPPTVVPGGDLAKVQRAVCMLSNTTAISMAWTRMNLKFDKMYAKRAFVHWYVGEGLEEGEFQDAREDMASLEKDYEEVGIDSADLDRKAEEEE; translated from the exons atg cgtgAGTGTATCTCCATCCACATCGGCCAGGCCGGAGTTCAGGTCGGCAATGCTTGCTGGGAGCTCTATTGCCTGGAGCACGGGATCCAGCCGGATGGACAGATGCCCAGCGACAAGACCATCGGGGGCGGCGACGACTCCTTCAACACCTTCTTCAGCGAAACGGGGGCGGGCAAGCACGTCCCCCGGGCCGTGTTCATTGATCTGGAGCCCACGGTGATCG ATGAAGTGCGGACCGGTACATACCGGCAACTCTTCCACCCCGAGCAGCTCATCACCGGCAAGGAGGACGCGGCCAACAACTACGCCCGGGGCCACTGCTCCATCGGCAAGGAGATcgtcgacctggtcctggatcgcATCCGGAAGCTG GCCGACCAGTGCACCGGACTGCAGGGGTTCCTCATCTTCCACAGTTTTGGGGGCGGCACCGGCTCgggcttcacctccctcctcatggAGAGACTCTCCGTCGACTATGGCAAGAAATCCAAGCTGGAGTTTTCCGTCTATCCGGCGCCGCAGATCTCCACCGCCGTGGTCGAGCCCTACAACGCCGTGCTGGTCACCCACTGCACCCTGGAGCACTCCGACTGCTCCTTCATGCTGGACAACGAGGCTATTTACGACATCTGCCGGCGGAACCTGGACATCGAGCGCCCCACCTACACCAACCTCAACCGCCTGCTGGCGCAGGTAGTGTCGTCCATCACGGCCTCGCTGCGCTTCGACGGCGCCCTCAATGTGGACCTGCTCGAGCTCCAGACCAACCTGGTCCCCTACCCGCGCATTCACTTCCCGCTGGTGACCTACGCGCCCCTGATCTCGGCCGAGAAGGCTTACCACGAGCAACTGTCCGTGTCGGAGATCACCAACGCCTGTTTCGAGCCGGCCAACCAGATGCTCAAGTGCGACCCCCGCCAGGGCAAATACATGGCGTGCTGCATGAtgtaccgcggggacgtggtgccCAAGGACGTCAACGCCTCCATCGCCACCATCAAGACCAAGCGCTCCATCCAGTTCGTGGACTGGTGCCCGACCGGGTTCAAG GTGGGCATCAACTACCAGCCCCCGACGGTGGTGCCGGGGGGCGACCTGGCCAAGGTGCAACGAGCCGTCTGCATGCTGAGCAACACCACCGCCATCTCCATGGCCTGGACCCGCATGAACCTCAAGTTCGACAAGATGTACGCCAAGCGGGCCTTTGTCCACTGGTACGTGGGCGAGGGTCTGGAGGAAGGAGAGTTCCAGGACGCGCGGGAAGACATGGCGTCGCTGGAGAAGGACTACGAGGAAGTGGGCATCGATTCGGCGGATCTGGACAGGAAGGCGGAAGAGGAAGAGTGA